A genomic stretch from Nitrospira sp. CR1.1 includes:
- a CDS encoding DUF4864 domain-containing protein, translated as MGVLVIILTCVVLLLGGYWWADTSVPLAPILDQLTAIDEGLYPQAYNYLSSSAQATLSFSEFVTQIEGNSVVRENCHSTFPSRTTAGATATVSGILQGCPHLTSEVEYRLVKDGDEWKIEWFQWGRTRLVKE; from the coding sequence ATGGGCGTTCTAGTAATCATTTTGACTTGTGTAGTGCTGCTCCTGGGCGGCTATTGGTGGGCGGATACCTCAGTTCCTCTCGCCCCAATCTTGGACCAACTCACGGCGATCGACGAAGGTCTGTACCCGCAAGCATACAATTATTTGAGCTCGTCCGCCCAGGCCACATTGTCCTTTAGTGAGTTCGTGACGCAGATAGAGGGAAATAGCGTGGTAAGGGAGAACTGTCATAGCACCTTCCCATCACGGACGACGGCCGGTGCAACAGCCACGGTGAGCGGTATCCTGCAAGGCTGCCCTCACCTCACCAGCGAGGTCGAATATCGGCTGGTGAAGGACGGCGATGAGTGGAAGATCGAGTGGTTTCAGTGGGGAAGGACGAGATTGGTGAAAGAGTAG